The Fusobacterium varium DNA segment TTCCTTAGCTCAGTCGGTAGAGCATGCGGCTGTTAACCGCAGTGTCAATGGTTCGAGTCCATTAGGAAGCGCCATTTTTTATTTTTTGGAAGATTTTTTCAAAAGGAGAAGATAAAAAATGAAAAAAACAAATGCTATGAGAGAGTTGGATAAAAATAAGATAAAATATAATTTTATAGAATATGAAGTTGATGAAAATGATTTAGGGGCAGTAGCAGTAGCTATGAAAACAGGGCAAGATATTACTAAAATATTTAAAACTCTTGTATTGTTAAATGAAAAAAGGGAGATGTTAGTAGCTTGTATTCCTGGAAGTGATACAATAGATCTTAAAAAATTAGCAAAAATAGCTGGGGATAAAAAAGTTGAGATGCTAGAGCTAAAAGAGCTATTTAATATGACTGGATATATAAGAGGTGGATGTTCTCCAATAGGAATAAAAAAGAAACATAAGACATATATCCATGAATCAGCTTTAGCAAAAGATACAATTTTTGTTAGTGGAGGAGCTAGAGGGATACAAATAGAGATAGATCCTAATATATTAATTAACCAATTAAATATGACAGTTGGAGATATTATAATAAAATAGAATAAAGAATAGGCAATTTACCAAACTACTTAAATGTAGAGATAGATTGCCTATTTTTAATTTTAATTATTAAACAATAACTTTTCCATGATACTCTTTAGCAGGTATTAAAGATGAAACTTCTGGTAGAATTTCTTTTGTAACTTTTCCAGCTACAACAATAGTTAATCTATCTCCAGCTTTTTCAATCATTTTATTTAACATATCTTTTCCTTCTAAAGCAGTAGGTTTAGTTCCAGAAGAAAGGATTCTTTTAACTCCAAGATTAATTAGATCATCAATAACTAAAGTTGGATCTTCTAATTCATCAATAGCTTTATGAAAAGTTACTTCCATAGGTTTTGCTAATTCCATAAATTCAGCAAGAGTTTTAAAATCAATTTTTTTATCTGCTGTAAGAATTCCTAATACAACTCCTTTAGCTCCTAGAGATTTACAAATTTTAATATCTTCTTTTATAACTTCAATTTCAGCTGGAGTATAATAAAAATCTCCTCCTCTAGGTCTTATTATAGGGAAAACAGGTATTTTAAGGGTAGAAAGAGCTAACTTGATAGTTCCATAAGATGGAGTAGTTCCTCCTTGAGATAAATTATCACATAGTTCTATTCTATGTGCTCCTCTTTTTTCAGCTTCAATAGCATCAACAAGTGATTCAACACAAGCTTCTTTAATCATAATTTGCCTCCTCAAGATTTGATGAATATATTATATATTACTTTATTATTTTTATCTATAAAGAATTGGAAATAGGATTTCTCACTATAATAAGGGCTATTTTAAAATTATATATGACTTTAATAAGAAAAGATGTTATAGTATAAAAAAATGAAATTATATGAAAATTAAATATGCTTGTATTTTACATCAAATCAAAAATAGGGGGAAACAATGCTTTATATTACTAAAGAAACTGTAAATGATATTATGAAATGGGATAATAAACCAGCAGGATATTGTAAAAGTGGAGAGGCAGTAGTTTTTGAAACAAGAGATTGTTATGATAATACCATTACAAGTAGTGAAAGACCTTTAGGAGATAGAGAGGGACTTTCAAATCCAGTAACAGGAGCTTTGTATGTTGAAGGAGCAGAGGTTGGAGATATATTAAAAGTAGAGATAGAAGATATCAAGTTACGTTCTTGGGGAGTAATGAGAGCCTCTACAACAGCAGGAGTTTTTCATGAAAAGTACGAAAAGAGAGAGGCCATAATCTTTCAAGTGAAAGATAATAAGATATATTTTGATGATAAATTAATTTTAGATGCAGATCCAATGATAGGAGTTATAGGAACAGCTCCTAGTGAAAAAGAGGGAGTTCCTACAACTACACCAGGGAAACATGGTGGAAATATGGATTGTAAAAAGATAGTTAAAGGTTCAACAATATATTTACCAGTAAATGTTAAAGGCGGACTTTTATCAATGGGGGATATTCATGCTCTTATGGGAGATGGAGAGGTATTTATTTGTGGTTTAGAAATAGCTGGAGAGATAACAGTTAAAGTAAGTGTATTAAAGAATATAAAACTACCAACACCATTTTTATATTCAAGAGGAAAGGTTATGTCTATTCAATCAGCTGAAGATTTAGATA contains these protein-coding regions:
- the ybaK gene encoding Cys-tRNA(Pro) deacylase encodes the protein MKKTNAMRELDKNKIKYNFIEYEVDENDLGAVAVAMKTGQDITKIFKTLVLLNEKREMLVACIPGSDTIDLKKLAKIAGDKKVEMLELKELFNMTGYIRGGCSPIGIKKKHKTYIHESALAKDTIFVSGGARGIQIEIDPNILINQLNMTVGDIIIK
- a CDS encoding copper homeostasis protein CutC — its product is MIKEACVESLVDAIEAEKRGAHRIELCDNLSQGGTTPSYGTIKLALSTLKIPVFPIIRPRGGDFYYTPAEIEVIKEDIKICKSLGAKGVVLGILTADKKIDFKTLAEFMELAKPMEVTFHKAIDELEDPTLVIDDLINLGVKRILSSGTKPTALEGKDMLNKMIEKAGDRLTIVVAGKVTKEILPEVSSLIPAKEYHGKVIV
- a CDS encoding acetamidase/formamidase family protein, which gives rise to MLYITKETVNDIMKWDNKPAGYCKSGEAVVFETRDCYDNTITSSERPLGDREGLSNPVTGALYVEGAEVGDILKVEIEDIKLRSWGVMRASTTAGVFHEKYEKREAIIFQVKDNKIYFDDKLILDADPMIGVIGTAPSEKEGVPTTTPGKHGGNMDCKKIVKGSTIYLPVNVKGGLLSMGDIHALMGDGEVFICGLEIAGEITVKVSVLKNIKLPTPFLYSRGKVMSIQSAEDLDKAGDMAAKEMFEFVKEATKQNDVRTGMLMSLLSDMAVCQVVDPLLTVRVEFPLEVLEKYRYKLP